From Leptolyngbya sp. KIOST-1, one genomic window encodes:
- a CDS encoding fasciclin domain-containing protein codes for MTPNTLRMALGLLMFGAAPLAVTAFPQQAFSDTHMSEIEQPAAVEEPADVEQPTAVEEPTEAEQPVATSEQSIAEIAAGDENFTILAAAIEAAGLTEALSNGELSVTVFAPTDEAFAALPEGTLDTLLLPENRDQLAQILTYHVVDGEVFSTDLASGEVDTLAGAPIVVTVGEESVTINDANVVAADIEASNGVIHVIDSVLLPM; via the coding sequence ATGACTCCGAACACTCTTCGTATGGCGCTTGGTCTACTGATGTTTGGTGCTGCCCCCCTGGCCGTCACCGCCTTTCCTCAGCAGGCCTTCTCGGATACCCACATGTCTGAGATTGAGCAGCCCGCTGCGGTTGAAGAGCCGGCTGATGTTGAGCAGCCCACGGCGGTCGAAGAGCCGACCGAGGCCGAGCAGCCTGTAGCCACTTCCGAGCAATCGATCGCTGAGATCGCAGCTGGAGATGAGAACTTTACGATCCTGGCTGCTGCCATTGAAGCCGCTGGGCTCACCGAGGCCCTGAGCAATGGCGAACTTTCTGTGACCGTGTTTGCCCCCACCGACGAAGCCTTCGCAGCGCTGCCCGAAGGAACCCTGGACACCCTGCTGCTGCCCGAAAACCGTGACCAGCTGGCCCAGATTTTGACCTACCATGTCGTCGACGGTGAAGTTTTCTCCACCGATCTGGCCTCTGGAGAGGTCGATACCCTGGCGGGGGCACCGATTGTGGTGACCGTTGGTGAGGAGTCCGTCACCATCAACGATGCCAATGTCGTTGCGGCTGATATCGAGGCCAGCAATGGCGTGATCCACGTGATTGACTCGGTGCTGCTGCCAATGTAG
- a CDS encoding Gfo/Idh/MocA family protein, with the protein MTSPTPPIELAIVGLGRWGTHLLRNFLALPEARVVALVDPNCQRLRDLCDRFELRDQVACYRTWTEALAHPNLQAAVVATPACTHYPIIKAALETGLHVLSEKPLTLEVATSTSLCQLAAAQQRQLMVDHTYLFHPAVQQGRDLCQRLGTLRYGYAARTNLGPVRPDADVFWDLAIHDISILNHWLGQLPTAVAAWGAAWLQPRPQEPFDSGLRDVGWLRLIYERGDRSQPLEIMVHVSWANPDRQRRLALVGDRGTLVLDEGADAHPLTLYQGEFQTQTFPFVPTDAQAEAIAIAAVEPLREMCRHFLTSVATNRPSAISSGAVAIELVKVMAAVATAAETGQTVSI; encoded by the coding sequence ATGACCTCCCCAACCCCTCCGATTGAGCTGGCCATTGTCGGTTTGGGCCGCTGGGGTACCCACCTGCTGCGTAATTTTCTTGCCCTGCCCGAGGCGCGGGTGGTGGCCCTGGTCGATCCCAACTGCCAGCGGCTGCGTGACCTGTGCGATCGCTTTGAGCTCAGGGACCAAGTGGCCTGTTACCGCACCTGGACCGAGGCCCTGGCCCATCCCAATCTCCAGGCGGCGGTAGTTGCAACCCCCGCCTGCACCCACTACCCCATCATCAAAGCGGCCCTCGAAACCGGACTGCATGTGCTGAGCGAAAAGCCGCTGACCCTGGAGGTGGCGACCAGCACCAGCCTGTGCCAGCTGGCCGCCGCCCAACAGCGGCAGCTCATGGTAGACCACACCTACCTGTTTCACCCGGCGGTGCAGCAGGGCCGTGACCTGTGCCAGCGGCTGGGCACCCTGCGCTACGGCTACGCCGCCCGCACCAATCTCGGTCCAGTGCGTCCCGATGCCGATGTGTTTTGGGATCTGGCGATTCACGATATTTCAATTTTGAATCACTGGTTGGGACAGCTCCCCACCGCCGTTGCCGCCTGGGGGGCAGCATGGCTTCAGCCGCGGCCCCAGGAGCCCTTTGACTCTGGCCTCAGGGATGTAGGCTGGCTGCGGCTGATCTATGAACGGGGCGATCGCAGCCAGCCGTTGGAGATTATGGTTCACGTGAGCTGGGCCAACCCCGACCGACAGCGACGGCTGGCGCTGGTGGGCGATCGCGGCACCCTGGTGCTAGATGAAGGTGCGGACGCTCACCCGCTCACCCTGTACCAGGGCGAGTTTCAAACCCAGACGTTCCCCTTTGTCCCCACCGATGCCCAGGCAGAGGCGATCGCGATCGCTGCGGTTGAACCCCTGCGAGAGATGTGCCGTCACTTCCTGACCAGCGTTGCTACCAACCGGCCGTCGGCCATTTCCTCCGGGGCAGTGGCGATCGAACTGGTAAAGGTCATGGCCGCGGTTGCCACGGCGGCTGAAACTGGCCAAACGGTCTCAATTTGA
- the rnc gene encoding ribonuclease III: MSRQRQLERWVQNLALPASAELDLGRLDQALTHRSVDAAYNYEQLELLGDAVLRLVATECLQENFPNASVGELSAVRSVLISDRSLAQLAQTLDLASCLVVGAGMTAGPSHLADALEAVVAVLYLETHTVTPIRAWLDDALHQRAIAVFQDPVKQNYKVALQELTQAHSQTVPQYRTVEQHPVDGDPQRYQSTVWFRETCWGSGYGPTKKQAEQAAAAVAYDRLCPAHDLPNPSD; encoded by the coding sequence TTGTCCCGACAGAGGCAGCTAGAGCGCTGGGTACAAAACCTGGCTCTACCTGCCTCTGCCGAGCTTGATTTAGGCCGCTTAGACCAGGCCCTGACCCACAGGTCGGTGGATGCTGCCTACAACTACGAGCAGCTTGAGCTGCTGGGGGACGCTGTGTTACGCCTGGTCGCCACCGAGTGTCTGCAAGAGAACTTTCCAAATGCCTCGGTTGGTGAACTGTCGGCGGTACGATCGGTACTGATCAGCGATCGCAGTCTGGCTCAGCTGGCCCAAACCTTGGACCTGGCTTCCTGCCTGGTCGTAGGAGCGGGCATGACGGCGGGCCCGTCGCACCTGGCCGATGCCCTGGAGGCAGTCGTCGCCGTACTCTACCTGGAAACCCATACCGTGACGCCGATCCGAGCCTGGCTGGACGATGCGCTCCACCAGCGGGCGATCGCCGTTTTTCAGGATCCAGTCAAACAAAACTATAAGGTGGCGCTGCAAGAACTGACCCAGGCCCACAGCCAGACGGTGCCCCAGTACCGCACCGTCGAACAGCACCCGGTGGACGGTGACCCCCAGCGGTATCAATCCACCGTGTGGTTTCGGGAAACCTGTTGGGGAAGCGGCTATGGCCCCACCAAAAAACAGGCTGAGCAGGCCGCCGCCGCCGTTGCCTACGATCGCCTCTGCCCCGCCCATGACCTCCCCAACCCCTCCGATTGA